The DNA sequence GTCCGCTCGGGCGGCGAGACCCTGTATACCCGTGCCGGAGGCTTCACCTTCGATCCGACCGGCAAGATGGTCACCGCCGACGGCTCGATCGTGCAGGGCTGGGCTGCGCAGAACGGCGTCGTCAACACCGGCGGGGCCGCGGGCAACATCGTGCTCCCGCTCGACGCCGTCGCCCCCGCGATCGCCACCACCGAGGCGACCGTCGCGGGCAACCTGCCGTCGACGGCGGCGACCGGCGACGTGCTCGTGCGCGACGTCACCGTCTACAACGCGCAGGGCACTCCGTCGACGCTGAGCCTGACCTTCACCCGTACCGCCGCCGGATGGGACGTCACCGAGCCGATCAGCGGCGCCACGGGCACCCTGGCCTTCACCGACGGCAAGCAGACCGGGGCCGGTCTCACCCTCGTCGCAGACACCGTGACCGTCGACCTCACCACGGTGACCGGCTACGCGACCCTCTCGACCGTCGCGGTCACCGAGCAGAACGGTGCGGCAGCCGGCACGTTGAAGTCGTACAGCATCACGGGCGACGGCTCCATCGTCGGCACGTTCAGCAACGGCGCGACGCAGACCCTCGCGAAGATCGCGATGGCCGTGTTCGACAACCCCGAGGGGCTCGAGAAGGCCGGCAACTCCTCTTACCGCGCATCCGTGAACTCCGGAGCCGTGCGCATGGGCGAGCCGGGGCAGGCCGGGTTCGGAAACCTCCAGTCGGGATTCCTCGAGATGAGCAACGTCGACCTGTCGCAGGAGTTCACGAACCTCATCGTGGCCCAGCGCGGGTTCCAGGCGAACGCCCGCATCATCACCACGAGCGACGAGGTGCTGCAGGAGCTCACCCAGCTCAAGCGCTGATCCCCGTTCCCGCCCCCGCCGTCCTCTGCCGCCGCCCTCTTACCGCCGACCCACCCCTTTTCGCGCGACCCACCCCTGTTGTGGCCGACGCGAGAGGGGTGGGTCGGCGGAAAGGGGGTGGG is a window from the Microbacterium sp. LWO14-1.2 genome containing:
- a CDS encoding flagellar hook protein FlgE yields the protein MLRSLYSGISGLRSHQTMLDVTGNNIANVNTAGFKGSSVLFQDSLSQLIGNPGIPDDQVGGRNPAQVGLGVQVAGVRTNFAQGSAQATGRGGDLMIAGDGFFAVRSGGETLYTRAGGFTFDPTGKMVTADGSIVQGWAAQNGVVNTGGAAGNIVLPLDAVAPAIATTEATVAGNLPSTAATGDVLVRDVTVYNAQGTPSTLSLTFTRTAAGWDVTEPISGATGTLAFTDGKQTGAGLTLVADTVTVDLTTVTGYATLSTVAVTEQNGAAAGTLKSYSITGDGSIVGTFSNGATQTLAKIAMAVFDNPEGLEKAGNSSYRASVNSGAVRMGEPGQAGFGNLQSGFLEMSNVDLSQEFTNLIVAQRGFQANARIITTSDEVLQELTQLKR